TATATGCCCACACAATAAGAAATAGAGATTTTATTTGTgcttatatagttatattatatgattagTCTAAAGAtgaaatttcttaattatacgaaattattaaaaatatttatttttgcacTGATGACCACGTAAAGCGTGGGATGTATTGATTAGGATTATTGTATGCGTAAGGGCATATCAGGCTTGAGCCTAAGTTTGGGCTTGGGCTTGACGTCTAAATCTTGTAGTTTGACTGTTGGAGTAACATTTCGTTTAAAACGTTCTGTATTCTTGTAGGAGCAACTTTAGGAGAAGGGTCGGGTGCGACTATGTCggaggatgaggatgatctTCCGATGGATTTCTCGTCAGATAATTCCGGCGTTGATTTTAGCGGCGGCCACGATATGACGGGATTTGGTCCGTTGCTACCGACTGAATCGGAAAGATCCCTTATGGAAAGAGTCAGACAAGAACTCAAACTAGAACTCAAACAGGTATAATTAACTAATATGTTATGATTCACAATAGTAATACAgttattttactatttattttcttgttatgacgtttgtttatttttcggATAAGGGTTTTAAATCGAGAATCGAAGATGTAAGAGAAGAGATAATGAGGAAGAGAAGGGCTGGGAAATTGCCAGGAGACACAACTACTGTCTTGAAAAATTGGTGGCAACAACATTGCAAATGGCCTTACCCTACGGTGAGTACTCTCTATATTTTACGAACAACAAATATAGTTTCCGTCtaattgtttgtttgggtTTACGTTTTCATGAAATAATATGATAATCATTATAACATGAAACAACAAATGAAGATAGATATGTAAATGCAAAGAAACAATCAAGACCCATTTTGGTTACACTCAAAGTCACAAcatgcattttttttctattcttcAAACATACTGAATTTGTTACTAATACTCAAAAACACTATACATCTCTCTCCCGTTCAATATTTGGCACAAGCCAAAAAGGTGGACTACAGTCTAAAGTTGCATGCTATAGTGGAAAAGAAATAGCCTTTGACGCTATCAGATCTGCACATGCATTGGCCTCTCTTCgttgaaactgaaactgattgtttttgttttctttcctaAAATGtcattaacaacaacaaatttataatgtaaaaaaatatgtgtctTGAACAGGAAGATGACAAGGCAAAATTGGTGGAGGAGACAGGATTGCAGTTGAAGCAAATCAACAATTGGTTCATTAACCAACGCAAGAGGAATTGGCACAACAACTCTCACTCCCTCACTTCCTTGAAGTCCAAGCGCAAACACTAATCTCTTCTTACTATATTAGTTACTACCTCTACATATATTCATACTAATTACACTGCTAAGACATGCATGATACATACGTAATTCATGTTACTGATAATAACGAGGTGTGATCATTAATATCATGTACTTACTTAGCTTATTAGATCCACCGACTACTATATGATTTGTGCGTTGCGTGATTACTGGTTGTTACTAGATTGTAattcattttgtttgtattgtgcattcaaatttatctttttggtaAGAACACTGATTTTGTAACGTGTTTTCCGTGGATGACTAGACCATCATTTGGAAATATAAAGTAATGATGCCGACAAAAAAGGCAgtgttttataaaatataagccATATCATAATATCTTTGGACCGATCAATGAAAGAAATCGTCCATAAAAATGGATTAGTTTAATTCCAGTTTAGATTATTGGTATTctcaaaaactaattaacgTATAGTTTTCTAGTTCTTTATTTGATACCAAGATTTGTGTaacttaatattttcaaaCGAGTTTACAAACACAACTAGACCGAGAAATAGATATATGATGtattcattaaaaaagaaaaaatagctCTTGAGATTGAGAACTTGGGATCTTACTATCTTAGAAAAGTCACCACATGCCGCCATCATTTGTCCACTACGATTCAGACAGAAGATCCGatctgtttatatatatatatataaaagtaaagaCATTACTTTATGCCTTATGGTAACCCCCGATTACTATAACATTAAACTACTAATTAATTTGACAAAAGAAGTTGGACTGACTGCTTAATAAATGAATGTTAGTGACATACGTATATATTTTCGATAACGTGTATGGTATTTAAGGGCAGGGGGATTTGTACATTTGGAGTTTTATATGCTTAATATATCAAATGTTGTATAGATCCAGATCTTTGGTTTAAACCTCATTAGTTTCGATGTCAAATcaattacaatatatatagaaactttGCAATTACAATATTTAGTACCAAAAATCGGTGGAATTATGtacatatgaatatgatataAATCACTACATTAATTTGTAATTGAGATGTATCTGTATATTTATTGAAATGATACTATGTTTAAAGGGTTACCGATTCGTTAACGGGTTCTTTTGCTAAGTTAGCTCTTTGATCTCATAAGATTCGGATGCTTAATATAATATACGCATTTATAGTCGATAATTGTGAATTGTAAATTCAAAACAGTAACGtgttttaagtgtttttttctttttcttcgaactttttaattttcactattaaaaaatagtatgAGTAGTAGTTGACCAGAAAAAGGgtggtaaaaagaaaaaaaagagattctttaattaaaattgcaacgaataatacatattttaaattcagACACCCAATGAAGTGGAATCTCCTTTGTGTTTAACTAATAATTTCTCACGCCACCGCTTTCACAGATCTCTGTCTAAAATTCAGACAAcaataaactattttaaacacacaaaaccaCTACGAAACACAATAATTCATGTTTAGGGTGATCTGTCACatattatattcatatattgaaataattttttgttattcctactaacacatttttttcaatGACATTTCCacgaaataaaatttataaagtcTTCTTATATTTACTGAATAAAAGTTCTACATTATGCTATTAAAAGTGTATAAAGTAACAACaaatttatacataataacaagttttcttataaaaatattaatagcatttttttttatccataGAActatttttatcatataattttaaaaacggGATAActtgtttattttatgttaaatttaaGTTAACTAGTTGTATAAGTACTaatgaaaacattttcttaaattcaataacaaaaatttatcaCTACTCCAATTATCTACACATGTTTTGCTTAATTTTTGGTAATGTCACCTAAATTTAacaatttcctaaaatattcatgaaaaaaaactcatggGTCACAAATCTCAAATAAGAAACGATGGGtggtcaaaagaaaaaaactaaaaagattaTTGCTTCCCCGAGAAATTGGGATAAAAAGAAGCAACACCGATCACAACGTCTCCCTATACCATCTCCTTCAGATCCACACACTCTCTCTTATATCTCTCCGGCGAAAACTTTCCGATcaccgacaaaaaaaaaaaatggttgcAGACGCAAACGGTTCATCATCAAGCTCATTTAACTTCCTAATCTACGGTAAAACCGGATGGATCGGTGGTTTACTCGGTAAACTCTGCGAAGCTCAAGGAATCACTTACACTTACGGCTCCGGTCGTCTTCAAGATCGTCAATCGATCGTCGCCGACATCGAATCCGTGAAACCTAGCCACGTGTTCAACGCTGCTGGAGTCACCGGTCGTCCTAATGTTGATTGGTGCGAATCTCACAAAGTTGAGACGATTCGTACTAATGTCGCCGGAACCCTAACTCTCGCTGACATTTGCAGAGAGAAAGGACTTGTTCTGATCAATTACGCTACGGGTTGTATATTTGAGTATGATTCGGGTCATCCTCTCGGGTCGGGTATTGGATTCAAGGAGGAGGATACTCCTAATTTCACCGGATCTTTCTACTCTAAAACCAAAGCTATGGTGAGTaactttttacattttcaatcCTTTTATTTATGAATAACTTCAGATTTGATCTGtatctttagtttcttctttgagTAAACCCCAAAATCTAAGattttttagtaaattaagTTCTGATTTGTGTGAATTGTTgaggttttgacttttgaatgTAAGATTAGCTCTCAAATTGTTTCAGATGATTGTAGATTAGACTTGTGAGAGCTTCgttaatttacattttgacCCCTTTAGTTACTTAGGACATTATTCAGATTTGACCTGTTGCTAATTTGGTTTCAATACTTGTGATTGCTTAGGTCTTAGATGTTAAATTAGCAATAAAAATGTTCCAGATGAAATACTTTGACCAGAACTTATTGATTCATATAATCATTATCATGATAAGCTCGTGTATTGACTGTTGGAATCTGGTTTTGATCTTGGTGAATCATTCAGGTGGAGGAGCTGCTCAAGAACTATGAAAATGTATGCACGCTAAGAGTGCGAATGCCGATTTCATCGGATCTAACAAACCCGAGAAACTTCATCACGAAGATTGCTCGGTATGAGAAAGTTGTGGACATCCCAAACTCGATGACAATCCTCGATGAGCTTCTCCCGATATCAATCGAAATGGCGAAGAGGAACTTAACCGGGATCTACAATTTCACTAACCCGGGTGTTGTGAGCCACAACGAGATCTTGGAGATGTACAGAGACTACATTGACCCGAGTTTTACTTGGAAGAACTTCACATTGGAGGAACAAGCTAAAGTGATTGTGGCGCCAAGGAGTAACAATGAGCTTGATGCAACTAAGTTGAAGACTGAGTTCCCTGAGTTGATGTCTATCAAAGAGTCTCTGATCAAGTTCGTGTTTGAGCCCAACAAGAAGACTGAAGTTAAAGCTTGAAATGTGGTTTTGTAAGGTAAACGGTTCTtaaccccaaaaaaacaaatcaaatgaaagacaaaaaaagtttgggtttttaaaagaagtatcttttttttttttgggtttatgggctgaaaaaattgttgtgttttttgtattttatttttttgtttttctttttcccaatGTTGTTGTATTGTtaaaataaacttttgtttcattaCAAATAAGAAATGTACTATTTTGCATTATTTACTCTTGTTAATCAAACTATCTTTCATCCAGAGGATCAGAAAGATCTTAGCCTTGGcctaaaatattacatttgaAATCTGGATCGGAACGTAAATAtgataaacaaatgaaacattgCCAGAGTTTCCAGCATATGCTGCATTGTTCAGCTAGCGTTTTTGGTAAACAGATGAATGTCACTACTCACTTCCTCAAACTTCAGTTTCCATTGGTCCCGGATCCAGTTTGAAACACCAAAATTGACGATCATTCCATTATTAAGATCAATTGATTTAGTTGGAATCTCCTTGAAATACTacttttctttggattttgcaACACACTTTGCATCGTTATTGTAAGAGTGATGAAATTCACCTTTCAAAGCCGAATAACAGAGTATGTGTTTGATATGATCATGCATGAATGTGACTACACCATGTCATTTTTTAATACTTAAAATCACAATTTGACATAATCTATTCAAAAACTTCTTTTAAACATTCTCAGTCTCAAAATatgagacaaaagaaaaaagaaaaaactcgACCCACGCGCGTCTATTGGGCTCAGTTGTGGATTTTGCTTAAAAGTGGCCTAAATCCGTGGACTATAGCTGGCGTTTATGACGCAACGCGCAACGCGCGTGAGGACCGCACGTGGGATTTTCCTGAAACACTCTCAGGTtgtgagaatttttttttgtttggtaataaAAGTTCAGAGAGGgttgtttgataaaaagaagGGAATGCAAAACTTCTACATAGTCCAATAGTCTGATGAAATTCACCTTTCAAAGCCGAATTACAGAATATGTGTTTGATATGATCATGCATGCATGTGAGTACACcatgtcatttttttatacttaAAATCACGATTTCACATAATCTATTCAAAAGCTTCTTATAAAACATTCTCAGTCTCAAAATatgagacaaaagaaaaaagaaaaaatgaccAATAAATGATAAGAAATAGAGGATTAATTTACTTATAGGAAACATACGAGTTTTAGTTGAAGTCTAGACCATTAGCTAATTCCATTTCTTGTTCTAGATTTCTAGATTGGTGTGAGGCAATAGTTAAAAGATACAATACATATAGGGTtacatgattttgtttttctcgaACATAACATTGTACTCTAACTTAGATCTAGATAGATCAACACAGTCTGTTCTATTCGGTCGAATTAATTATTGTCAAAAGAATACAAATCATATGTTAAAAGGagacgaagaggaagagtgTACGTAcctttgatttcttctctctttcatgtGTTTAATTAAGCTGAACCAGTTTCAGGGCAACTCTCCTTTGGCAGGTCATTTATAAATCGATCATCGGAAATTTTCGATattcatatatgtatgtgtatatttGGAAGTAAAGGACCTGCCAATGGAGAGGCGCCCTAAAACTAGTGAGTTTACAtgtttctcttcatctctATAAGATCCATATGAAGGCTTGTGtctgtatttatatatatatgcgtgTGTGgacatatacatatttaaagATAGATAAAGAATTTTGGACAAGGAATATTAGGTTTTTCCATGATGTCTCTTCATAATGCTGGACATCTAATTTTTGCAgctttttatttatctgaACACATGAGGTGagaataattatataaaaagatatgaaTGTTGAAAAAATTGGTGATTACTGtaaaattagtattatttgAAAGGTGCAATGAATCCGGTTTTAGTTTGATTTCAAGTTTTAGTTATGCGGTCTAATTTGATACAATTTGAGCTTCAGTTTCCAGAATCTGTTTTTGGCCAAATTTGTCTTAGTAGAAATAATTCGTtacaaaaaggtaaaatcGATGCTTCTTTATTGTCTAGTTTGGTTTCATTAATTTTGGTTACggtattatttatatatttttgggttgTTTTTCGTAAAACTAAACACCTTGGTACGTtagaaataatcaaaattcaattccAAAGTGTTAAGACATATTTCAGTCTCGCTACTctaaaaagttttgtaaaagATGTGCCATATAGACCGATAGCATATGCCGTTGGATATTCTGTTGTGCCATACTTACTTTAAATGAACAAGAATAGCTTCGCAGTCCCAAATAAAACTATTTCTAgaagtgaaaaacaaattaattggAATACTTATCTTGTTACTTTATAGAGTCTAAATTCATAGAAAGAAAATCGATGAGGAATATGTTATATAACCCACGTTACGAGAACgttattttcattatataattgcatttttttatttagatttagaTTGTCCGGTAATTATGTATTAATATGATCAAAAAATTTCGATATAAACAATTTCTTGATTAAAGAACATTATATATTGTCGATTTTTGAACATACACCAAGATTCGAAtggaaaagcaaaaaaaatgacCGAGTTTCATTGAATCGagatcaaaattttgttgaacCGTGATTAAACCAAACATCAAGATTATCGACGTGAGTATTAAAATAactcacaacaaaaaaaaatatgggttgaaaaagatgatgaaCACAAAGTTTTACAAATCTAATTAGTCGATAAGAATGGTATTGCGTCTTCTAGAAAATGTATCTTGGTAGGATGACCTCCCACGATCATATAGATGCCCTTGAGAGAGACATATACATATCCTCCAACAGCACCTATTCCCATTTGACATTCGACATTTTACACAGGGCGACGAGATCGCCACAATACGATCTAACAGACCCGATGATGACTGCATGGTATCCTTTAAATGAaacattattttctaaaaagcCATAGTAGATGTCATCCGCGCCAAATGGGTGAACTGAAAAATACCTCAAATCCGTTAAGATCATCAATTGGCACTACATATATGATCCTTTCACTGAAGTTATAGGAAGGGATTGAAAGTATTTTCATCAAGGGTTTAAAATCCAACTGatgataaaactaaataaataagtaaatatatttattagttggaaataagttttaaactaatatatatttatcattttcattggAATAACCTAATAGACTATTGATATCCATTTATCTTGATGATTAAAAGCATGTCCTAACTATACATAATTAGTTGGAAATAAgctataaataatataaatatttatcatttttatcaaAGTAAGCAAGTAGCTAGTTACATTCAGTTTATTGAGAAAATTAAGATCGTTACCTCATATTTTTGCTGAATATCAATTTCATAAGtgaattaaatataattttcttgatAATACACCCTCCGAACATTTTTGTAGTATAACAacaaatagattttttttttttttttgctgaatACTATTGTTCAAATGGACATTCCAAGACACATAGCAGTTAAGACTTTAAatctaatttaaattaaaatgtcGATATATGTCACCAACATTtaattttggtatgatttaaGGTTTTGGTTAATCATAGATGGTGAAACAATTGAATATGTTAGTCTTGGTCTGGTGGTACATGAGattaaaatatctaatttatgTATATGTCAAAGTCAGATAAACAGATATATCAACATAACCCAATTGGCTCAGAAAACATGCAGAGTACACAGTTACAGATTCAACAAGAGAACCAGAAATGGATGTGCATGGACTAACTGGTATATAAAAGCAGAtaccaaataaaaacttataaatttatatgagAATTTATTACAATACTTCAGAAAAAGAATCTCACAAAACTGGAATTTCCAACAAATGGAGGATTTGATATTCACCGTATATATACGAATATACATACTATATGTATTATAAAACACATATACACCCATATGAAttagaacaacaaaaataatcaaatcaaagagagGATCGATCATACACACTgttttattctattttgtaaaatttggtAGCAAAACTCCAAAATCAATAGAGTGAGTTATAAGTACAACAAGTAGCAACGATGGAGCCAATGCAGATGACAAGTGATGGTAGAAGAGTGGCATTCAGGAGATGGCCTCTTCCCAAATATCCTCCCAATGTTATGGTTGCATCTGCCACAACACGAGCCAACGTTCCAGCTTCTGTTGAGAGCAATCCTCCGTTGTACGTTCCTTTCGATAGCCTTGATGACATTACCCGCGATAACAACGATAGATTCACAcctaaagaaaccaaaaagggTCATTATAAGTCAGTTGTTCTTTTAAAACAGAACGCAGAggtttgtttagtttataCCTTCGAGTACTTCAGCAGCAACAAACATTATGAGACCAGAGATTACGTATTGAGGTACAGTGTATGGaacaaacaaattgaaacTGAAGAGAATCCCAAGGAAGACGATGATCTCAGATGTTAGAAGGATTTGCCTGTAAGAGACACAAATTGCAAATCAgtcaccaaaaaaatgaatgatatttttggtttggtttgagcTCGGATTCAAAAGATTACCTGTCTTCAAACATATTACTGATGTAACTTCCGACCAAAATGTTGATTGGTAGCACCGTGAGGCCAAGGCAGGCCAGGAAGATGGCAACAGAGCTTGTTGTCCAACTAAAGTAGTATGAAGTAATGACACTTGATTCTGACAGTAATATTTCCATCGAATATTTGAGCATGAAGTAGATCAACAGTTGAACCTGCCGACCAGAACCGCACAACACAGCTTTCAGCCAGATAAAACTTTAAAGGAAATATTCCGAGAACTTTTTATCAAGAATTCATCAATGTCTTAACAGATGTTTAAGAaaagtgatgaatgatacCTTAACAGATGGAGTAAGGAGTCGGTATGCTTCTATGAAAGAATTTGCAGGTTTGTGAGAATCTTCTGGGGATTCTTCACTTTCATCGcattcctcttcatcttctggCTTGATTCCTGAAGTGATCAGCAACGGCAATCGAAGACCTTCCTCGACTCTGCTACTTTCTACTCTATCTGTCGCTGCATCAACCAAGAATCCATTCAATACTCGTTAATAATTGTTACagacagaaaagaaaaacagctTTTACTATTAATAATGACCTGATGTTGTTTCATttcgattgtttttttctccatcCTCTGTGTCACGCAACGGCTCTCTGAATGAAATGCATAGCCATACCAAATAGAACAGCCAAGCCACAGCCATAACCCATCCCGGCAAAGTAGATTGGTTAAATGTAAACTTGTAAAACTTGAATTTGATTTGGAGTAAACCGGCAAGCGCAGGGCCACAAGCCATTCCAAGAGCACTTGCACTCACAAAACCCGCCGATGCCTGCATTCGGATTCTCAAAGGCACACAATCGCTGATATATCTCCGGTTAACAGCTCTTGCTGATCCCAACCTGCAAATTTAAAGGGTTGAAATCAGTTGAGGAAAAGGTTTCCTCTTTGACACGATATATAGGAAAATGATTGAACTTTTAACTCACCCACAACAGACACGGCCGAGTAAAAGAAGCGCTATGGAATTGGCATCATATGCCAACGCATACATCAAATTTCCGATAAAGAGTGCGATGCTGCTAAAC
This sequence is a window from Arabidopsis thaliana chromosome 1 sequence. Protein-coding genes within it:
- a CDS encoding Major Facilitator Superfamily with SPX (SYG1/Pho81/XPR1) domain-containing protein (Major Facilitator Superfamily with SPX (SYG1/Pho81/XPR1) domain-containing protein; INVOLVED IN: transmembrane transport; LOCATED IN: vacuolar membrane, plant-type vacuole; EXPRESSED IN: 25 plant structures; EXPRESSED DURING: 13 growth stages; CONTAINS InterPro DOMAIN/s: SPX, N-terminal (InterPro:IPR004331), Major facilitator superfamily MFS-1 (InterPro:IPR011701), Major facilitator superfamily, general substrate transporter (InterPro:IPR016196); BEST Arabidopsis thaliana protein match is: Major Facilitator Superfamily with SPX (SYG1/Pho81/XPR1) domain-containing protein (TAIR:AT4G22990.2); Has 2641 Blast hits to 2640 proteins in 874 species: Archae - 45; Bacteria - 1658; Metazoa - 145; Fungi - 361; Plants - 235; Viruses - 1; Other Eukaryotes - 196 (source: NCBI BLink).), with protein sequence MVAFGKYLQRKQIEEWSGYYINYKLMKKKVKQYAEQIQGGSQHPRHVLKDFSRMLDTQIETTVLFMLEQQGLLSGRLAKLRESHDAILEQPDISRIFELREAYRDVGRDLLQLLKFVELNAIGLRKILKKFDKRFGYRFADYYVKTRANHPYSQLQQVFKHVGVGAVVGAISRNLHELQENEGSFYSIYDQPVLPAQDPVVEAINNAVDKLTFSTNFLNFLAQHALIMQDDLVTPSEDTIDERSYHFNSLLLNLGNTFLYMVNTYIIVPTADDYSMSLGAAATVCGVVIGSMAVAQVFSSVYFSAWSNKSYFKPLVFSSIALFIGNLMYALAYDANSIALLLLGRVCCGLGSARAVNRRYISDCVPLRIRMQASAGFVSASALGMACGPALAGLLQIKFKFYKFTFNQSTLPGWVMAVAWLFYLVWLCISFREPLRDTEDGEKNNRNETTSDRVESSRVEEGLRLPLLITSGIKPEDEEECDESEESPEDSHKPANSFIEAYRLLTPSVKVQLLIYFMLKYSMEILLSESSVITSYYFSWTTSSVAIFLACLGLTVLPINILVGSYISNMFEDRQILLTSEIIVFLGILFSFNLFVPYTVPQYVISGLIMFVAAEVLEGVNLSLLSRVMSSRLSKGTYNGGLLSTEAGTLARVVADATITLGGYLGRGHLLNATLLPSLVICIGSIVATCCTYNSLY